ATTCAGCAGACGCGACATTCCGGCGGATGAAGCGGGCGGTCAGTGTGCGAAGAATAACAATCGCCAGAATCAGCAGGCCGGTGCTGATCAGCAGTCGTAGCATGTTATCCGGAAGCGACAGATTTTCGGGCACGAAGGCCAGGCTTTCGAGCATGTTTCAGTTCCGTGACAGGTACGTTAAATGATGCATTGTCACGGGAAATTGCCCGGCCTGCTATAGTCATATTCCCTTGACTGAGGCCTGGAGTGAGACATGTCTCAAAGTATGGAATTGACTGAACGGATCGAGCAGATCCGCGACCTTACCCCGCTGGATGCCGCCGAAGAACTTGTCGCGCTGTCCGCGGACGATATCCAGTTCATCCTGTCGCGACTGCCGTCGGACCAGGCGCTGGCCATCGCCTCCCATCTGGCCCAGGTTGCTGCGCCGGATGAGGCCGCCACCCGGGCCGTCATTTCCGGTATGGAAGCCACCATCGGGGAGTTGATGACCCCGGTTACCGCGACGCTGCCGGAAGACTATACCGTTGCCGAGGCGCTGACCTTTATGGTGAAAAGTGCCGACGTTACCGAGATCAGTTACATCTTCGTGACCAGCAGCGACCGGCTGGTGGGCGTCGTGGGCATGCGGGACCTGATTCTGGCGAAACCCTCTGAAACCCTGTCCGCGATTATGGTGCGGGAACCCTTCGCCTTCCAGCAGGAAACTCCGGTGGAAGACGCGGTCAGCGAGGTGATGTACCGCCACTACCGTATGTACCCGGTGGTGGATGATGACAATCAGGTGGTGGGCGAGGTGCGTGGCTGGAAGCTTTACGAACGCGTGGCTTCCGTACTCAGCGCCCAGGCCGGCTCCCAGTATGGCGTGGCAAAGGAAGAGCAGATCAACACCCCGGTGCTGGCCGCTTTCCGTATGCGCCACCCCTGGCTGCAGGTCAACCTGATCACCGCGTTCGCGGCGGCCTTTGTGGTGGGCATGTTCGAGAGCACCATCACCCAGATTGTTGCGCTGGCGGCTTTTCTGCCGGTGCTGGCCGGGCAGAGTGGCAACACCGGTTGCCAGGCGCTGGCGATCACTCTGCGCGGCATGACGCTGGGGCAGATTAACGATTACCCGGTGCGGCGGCTGTTCCGCAAGGAAATCCTATTGGGGGCGCTTAACGGCGCGGCGGTCGGGGTGATCGCCGGCATCGCGATGTTTGCCTACGCCATGTCCACCGGTTCCGCCAACCCGGCCATGTTGGGGCTGGTCATCTTCATTGCCATGATCGGCGCCTGCATGGGCAGCGGAATATTCGGGGTCGCGGTGCCGCTGGTGCTGAAACGCTTTGGCGCCGACCCCGCCACCGCCAGCAGCATCTTTCTGACCACCTTCACCGATATTATCGGTATGGGCCTGATGCTGTTTCTGGCCACCTCGCTGGTGCTCTAGCGAGTGCCGGCGTCTGCCGTGTTCTCTTTGCTGGTGCCGGCGTCAGGCACTGTTAGCATCAGCAAAAAACCAGCCAGGAAAAATAGCAGAATCGTGCTCATGCCCCAGCGCTGGCTGCCGGTAGCGGCGGTGACAGCGCCCACCAGAAGTGGCCCGGCAAAGGCTGTCGCTTTGCCCGAGAAAGTAAACAGGCCGAACATCTGGTTGCGAAGGTGCTGCGGCGCGGCGCGGGCCAGATGGGATCGGCTGGCCGCCTGAAGCGGGCCGACGAAAATGCCCAGCGTCATGCCGAACACCCAGAACCAGAGCTCGCTCTGCACCACCAGTATCGCCGTGGCGCTTGCCCCGATGCCTGCCAATGACAGAAAAATCGTATTCCGGCCGCCGATGGCATCATCGACCCAGGCAAAAACCAGGGCGCCCAGGCCGGCAGTGACGTTCAGGGCAATGCCGAACTGCAGCACCTCGGTCTGGCTCATGTTGAAGGTTCCTGCGGCGTAAACTCCACCGAAGGTGAACACCGTGGCAAGGCCATCGGTGTACAGCATGCGCGCCACCAGAAACCGCAGAATATGGCCGTATTCCCGGGCCTTGGCCAGGGAGTCTTTCAGCTGGCCAAGGCCCGCCTTCAACGCCTGGCCGGCGGACAGCCCGGAAGACGGCTGGTCGGGCGTCAGAAAGAATAGCGGTAATGCAAACACCAGGTACCAGACCGCCACCAGAACGAAAGTGGCCCTCACGTGTTCTGCTTCTTCCCGGTTCAGCCCCAGGAATGACGGATCGGCCTCCACGAATCCGAACAGGGCCACAACCAGGCAGACAACGCCGCCGACATAGCCAAGGCCCCAGCCCCAGCCGGACCAGCGGCCAAGCTTTGCGGGAGCGGCCAGATCGGGCAGCATGGTGTTGTAGAAGATAAACGCGAATTCGGCTCCGAGAATACCCAGGCTGACCCAGATCACCGCCCACCAGAAATCCCCCATGCCCGGCTCCACAAACCAGAGCATGCCACTGGCCAGCACGCATAGGAGGGTAAAGCCGACAAGCCATGGCTTGCGGCGCCCGGACCGGTCCGCAATGGCACCCAGAACCGGTGCTGCCACCGCAATCACGACACCGGTAATGCCGACAATGTTGCCCCAGTATTCCGTGCCGGCCACCTTTTCGCCAACCACCGACTGGCTGAAGTAGCGGGCAAACACAAAGGTCAGGATGATGGTGAAAAAGGCGCTGTTAGCCCAGTCATAAAGCGCCCAGGACCATAGCGCTTTGCGGGATGCCCCGACAGTGGTGCCGCCGTTTTCGTGTTTTTCCTGCGTTGTCTGCATAAAAACCATCCGTTGACCGGGCTGAGCTCTATTCTTCACTATAACTGTCAGTGAACCCTATGTCTGGGGGAGCCAAAGCCGGACCGGATGTCCCGCTAGCGCAGAGCCGGAATCACGTGGTTTTCAATCAACTGGAACTGCTTGCGGAGATAGGACGAGCCCGGTGACGGCGGGGTCGGGTCTGAAGTCATGACCACGGTCAGTTCGAGGGCAGGCATCACGTAGAGCACCTGGCCGCCATAACCGCGCCCGTAGTAACCGGTTTCGCCCGCCAGCGGGCGTTCAAACCAGCCGTAGCCGTAGGGATCGTCGGTATAGGCGGACCGGCCACGCTCGGTCCAGGATTCGCTCACCCAGCCTTCCGGAAACAGACGCCGATCGCCCACCCGGCCCTGATTGCGATACAGCTCGCCGATTTTCACCAGGGCGCGGGGAGACAGGCGCATGTTGTTACCCCCGAAATAGATCCCCTGAGGGTCTCGACCCCAGGCCGGGAATCTGATGTCCAGGGGCTCGCCCAGCCATTCACGGGCCAGACTCAGGGTGCTGCGGTCAGCGCTTTCAGTCAGGGCCGCGGACAGCAGGTGGCTGCTGCCGGTGGAGTAGAGCATGCGCCCGCCCGGCTCATCCACAAAGGGCCGGGTAAGCACGTGATGCACCCAGTTATCGCTGTTGACCCAGGGACCGTAGTAACGGCCAGATGTGCGCTGCAGTCCTGCCTGCAAGGACAGCAGATGCCCCAGCGTAATGCGCTCCACGCCTTTAGTGGCCCTGGCCGGAACCCGGTCCCCCAGGGTTTCCACCACCGGCTGATCCGTTCCCTCAAACACACCCTTTTTGATGCCAATGCCGACCAGGGCGGCTAGCACGGTTTTGGACAGGGACTTGATGTTGACGGGCGTATCCAGGCCCCTGTTTTGTATATCCAGCGCCAGAACTTCCCGCCCCTGATGGACAACAATCAAGGTGTGCAGGCGTTCGAGCGTGATTGCCTCTTTTTCCACTGTGGTCTGCCAATCGTCGACATCGGCGTGACACAACAGAGGAACAACCAGAAGCAGTGCGAATACTACGGAATTCTTGAGCATTCTGACTATACGTCCGGACACTGCGATGGGCTCACGACGTTGATCTCCTGATCAGGCGCGCTAGGCCCAGCCCCGAAGCCTGGCCGCAATATAGGGTGCCAGCGCTGTAGCCGCCAGAACAACGGGCCAGATGTTCCCACCTTTGAACGTATAGGCCGCCAGCAACTCGGGCCAGGACTTCCCCTGCCAGAGCCCGAAGGAAAATTCGAAAACGATTGTGAGAACAAGCCAGCCAAGCCCGACAATGACAAACTGAACAGGGCGGCTGATTTGCAACCAGGGAAGCGACACGTAAGCCATGCCAATGATCAGCGCCGAGAGCAGCAATCCGCTTAGCACGAGCGAGGTCGGGGTTCCGAAAGCCGGTGTCAGCAAGGATTCGCGCGCGAGGCCGTTGGCAATGGCCAGAACAAGGATGCCGGCCCAGATTACCAGGGCCTTCAAAGCGATGACTGTCACCATAGCTTGTCCTCATCTTGAATTGCGCGGCACGCCTTATTTTCCGTCCTGCGCAACGTAAGCGGCCCCGAATTGCGGGAGGTCATCGTTAATCGGCCACCAATTCGCTTTTGACGCCGTGTAGCAGTGCGCAGATGGCTTCGCGTTCAATGGCTCATTGATCAGCCCGGCCCGAATCCGCACTACGCCCGGCAGCGACTCCTTTCTGCTGAAAACCGGCGATCCGCAGCGACTGCAAAAGATACGCTGCTTGCCCGGCGAGGACTCAAAGGCGGTTAGCAATTCCGCGCCGCTCTGGAGCTGAAACGCGGCTTCGTCCACCGGTATGTTTGTAGCGAGGGGCGTACCCTGTGCCCTGCGACACTGCGAGCAATGACACAGCTGAATGGGCGCCAGCTCGCCTTGAATCTGGAAACGGACTTCACCGCATAAGCAATTACCTGAGTACACGGGGCTCTCCTTCTTTGGGTCTGACGTCTGGTTTGGCTCTACCGCCCGGCCCGTCTGCGTGCGCTGCCGTGTTAGCGCCAGTGAAAATGACGGACACAGGCTTATGTGTCTCGGGGTGAATGGGCTCGTGTATCTCCCGTATTTGAAACCCGTTGTCTGAAAACAGCGCCACCCAGCTTCCGAGTGTTCTGAAGTACCAGGGGGCGGGATCGATAAAGTCCGGGCCAAAACCCGCCCAGGAGCCGTCCCGCCAACCGTCGATATAAGGTAGGTCGCTTGCCGACACCGGGTGAGGTGTCTGAACAATAAACACCCCGCCCGCTTTCAGGATCGCCGATACCGCTTCAAACAGCGTATCGACCGACTCCTTCCCGAGCAGCGAAAAATTACAGACAACAATGTCGAACGAACCGTCGACGGCACCTGCCGCGATGTCCTCGTAAGAGGCCACCAGAAAACGTCCCCCGCCTGCCTTTTCCGCCTGCTCAATCAGATCAGGCACGACATCAACCCCAACTAAATTCGGGACTCGAGACGCCAATTCACGGATAAGCCATCCCTCGCCGCACCCAATATCGAGCAAAGATACAGGAGAATGACTTAATACAGCCTCGACGATTGCTTTGTTCGTGATCAGTCTGCGGCTCTCGATATGACCACCGCGCACAGCTTCGGTCCACTGAGATGAATTCTTTCCCCAGGAGTCGACAATCTTTTCGTCACTGTGCGGGTTCATAGGGCAGTCCGTTTTAAGCCGCTAGCGCTGATTTACGCATGCTCTGGCCACATCCCGTCCATCATCACCGGATAGGTGACAGGTTTGTAATGGGTAAAATCAATATCCCTGACGTGGGTAAAGTCTGTCCATAGCATACGCGCCCCTTTCATCCAGTGAGACGGCCTGACCCGCTTTTCGATCTTCTCGATTTCGTCAGGTGTGGCTTCACGAACCGGCCCGACTTTGCCGTAGAGCCTTACCCCCGGGGGCGCAACGAAACGGCCCTTTAACAGTGATTTAAACCAGAATAGCCGACCTGCATTGACCGCCATGACGCAGACATCAGGATTCTGGTCGATGTTCTTACCCAGGGCCTCGGCGTAATGATCAAAGAAATACCCCGTCTGATCATCGCGCAGAAAGACAGTGCCGACGGGCGTAATATGGGGAGTGCTATCGGGGTTAACGGTTGCTATTGAGCAGTAGATACTGGAGGCCTGACCTTGTTCCAGTGCCGACTTCACTTTCTGCCAGTCATCCTTGATGTTCATTGTTAGTCCTTTTGTGTATCTGTCAGCCCGGGTTTTATGCTGGGCGTCCGGCGGAAACCGGGAATGGTTTCTTGAAGGTGAAAGCCTCCGTGGTTGGGCCATGCTCTCGCAGAATGTTCAGCTTCTGCGCCGCCTCTTCAATTGAAGGAATGTGATCGGCAGGCACCCACCAAAGTACCATGTATGCCTCACCCATTTTGTCGAACCACTCTTTCTTGCGGCGCATGATCTCGACATGTGCAGACCGATAAACGTATTTGTGCAAAGCCTCGATCGAATCCCAGAGGGAAAGATTCACGATCTTGTCGGAGCCGAAATAATCAATGCTGGTAGCATCACCGTCTTCGGTTTGTAGCCGCCAGACAAAACCAGGGGCTTCATCTGCCAACGCATTAATCCGATCGAGATTCGCGACAAAATCGGAAAGCTGCGGCGAATCTATCGGTGCCAACAGCGTGGCAATGTTGAGTTGTGCAATATGATACTTACTCACAGTTTCTTCCCTGAAAACACCTAACGCCAGTAGCATGCGCGCCCTTGGAATGGAGCCCAAGGCGCACGTCGCCGTGCCTGCATTGGTTAGCGCTTGTTGACGCCTGCGTATATGCTGATAATTTACTTTTATGATCAATTGGGCACAAGTTACTGGCTTTGACTGGGACGAAGGCAACTCCCGCAAAAACGCGGAGAAACATGGCGTCAGTCAGTCCGAAGCGGAAGAAATTTTCTTTAATGAGCCGCTTCTGTTACCGGAAGACTCCAAACACAGCCAGGCTGAGGCCCGTTTTCACGCTCTTGGTGAAACAGATGATCGGAGGATGCTTCACATCACGTTTGCATTAAGGCAGGGCGACACGCTGGTTCGGGTGATTGCCGCTCGAGACATGCACCGCAAAGGGAGGGCTGTTTATGAGCAAGTTAAAAAAGATGCCTGAGTTCAAAACTGAATCAGAAGAGCGAGCGTTCTGGGAAACCCACGACTCCTCCGATTACCTGGACTGGAGTCACGCAAAACCAGCTTCTTTTCCGAAGTTGAAGCCCTCAACCAAGACAATCTCACTCCGCTTGCCCGAAACTCTGCTTGATCGGATCAAAATCGAGGCCAACAAGCGAGATATGCCCTATCAGTCTTTGATCAAAGCTTGGCTTGCAGATGACGTGGACGACAGCCGTCGGGCATGAAGTGCTAACGCTTGCAGCATGCGCGCCCACGGAGTGGGGCCGAAGGCGCAATGTAGTGGGCGTCGCCGCGCCTACACTTGTTATATTCCTAATTGTTCTGCGAATTCTGCTTTGCGTGGTATTCGAGAATTTCAGGAAAATTGTCAGCCAGTTCGTCCTTGGAACGAGAAATTTGTAAGTATAAATTGTCTCCAAATTCTTTCACTGTTTCTTCTATGCGTCCCTGCATCCCATTCTTCCTACCAGTCAACATTGTGCTTCCAAATGTAAAAGTTACTGGTGCAAATGTAGTGCTACCGTCTTCCAATTCTTGTGCGTAAGGCACTGCGACGCTGGCGTAAAAGATAAGATTCGCTTCGACATGAATTGCACATGAATAGTTGTTTGTGCCAAATCCTAGTGCGGTAATCTTTATCACATTTGGGAAAAATGATTCTTCTGCTGAAATAGAGAATCCGTTTTGACGGAGAGCTAACTCCATCTTGTCTTTCATTTTCGAGGGTTGAGGAAGGCAGCCATCAGAAACTTGGTCACTATATTCGATAAAAAAATTATCCCTTAAGGCAATTAGGCTCCCAATTCCTCCATCAAACAGAAGAGACGAACTATCTTCCGCCGAAGCTAGATTTGGAACGGAAAGCATCAGAACTAAAATGTAGAAATAATTTTTCATACTAACTCCTTGTTTCGCCTTTCTCTTTATATAACGCCGGCGGAACGGGCCGGTTTGTGGAGCGGCAGCGGAACAAAGCGGTCCCGTTGACGCACTTGTTAACTTTAAGTCGACTGAAGCCGTATCCAATCTTTGACTGTTAGCTCTAGCCTGAGCACCTCATCCTCAGAAAGAGGGCTGCAGTGAGCAATCGGCCCCCTGAGTACATTCAAATTCGTCATTATTTTTGTGAATGCTTTTGGGCTCTTAAAAATATCACCAAAATCTGCCCAATTGGCTTTTACAATCTCTCCGAGCTCCCCAAAAGTGGTGTAATTAATTTCATTTTCCGATCTCGGAGTTACACCTGCATCAAGCTCACGCTGCATGTTTTGTGAAACGCTTGTTTGAATATTTGGCGGGACAGTTGATGCCCACCAACCACCCCCATGTATTGCTTCTAGCTTGCCGACGACGATATTTCTAGCCGACCGTTCCAAGCAATAGAAAGTCATATAGTGTTGAGCCATCTGATTCGCTTCGCGAAATATGCTCTCTTCAAAATAATCGGATATGCTGCTCTCTACCCTATGATCTTTCTCCACAAGCCTTAACTGGCCACTTTCCTCTAAGCGCTCTAAATCGCCATTAGCTGCCATGCAGCTAAAATAAAAAGAACGTAAACGATTCTCGATGTGATCCGTCACAGTAGATTCTCCTTTAGGCTCTTAAATATGGCGTTAAAAACCTTGGGATCATCAGTGTTTGGCAGGATTAAGTTGATGTTGTAAGCAAGACCAAGCTTTCCTACGTGATGTTGAGCGACTGCCTGAGGTGGCTCTTCTGGCGAGTTTTGTTCGTCCGACTCGGTCGCTTCTTCATAATCAGAGTCGTCTTCGGCTCCATCGACCGCAGTAAAGTCGGCAAGCTTTTTTGCTTCGAGGAACGTATTGGTAATTCTCTTTGCTGTCACGTTATCGTGGTCTAGGCCGGTTTCGGCGCAAACTAACTCGTGAAATTTTGCCTTAGTCAGCTCATAAAACCGCTCATTTCTGTCGTAAAGGGGCTTATATGCCTGCATCAGACCCCTAGCCAAAGCTCTTTGTGACAAGTGGGGCGTTCTAAACTGCTTATAAAGAGACGTCGGAACCCCGGACGCATCTATAAAACCGAGACTTTTTGCATAAGAGATAAATGCTTTATCGTTTGCCCCCTCAAACCCCAATGTGGTCGATAGGTAGTTCTGCGTGAACTTTGCAGGGGTAGGAGCTTCTTTTATTTTTTCTAAAATCTTCTTCACCGCCGAAGCAGAAATCATATAGGGAAGCTGAGCCATACTATCTCCTTTTAGTTAACGCGGAGCTTTGCGGCAATTTTGGAGCCGCGCAGCGGTGGAAAAATTGTCCGGCAACAGCGGCTTGTTATATGTGCTAAAGCGTAGCATGGGCAACTTTCTCAAACGGTTCACCTTCAGCATTCTTCCACTGCAGCTTTATTGCGTGCTTACGCTTGGTCTGCATGCTAAATGCTGCGATTAGTTCTACGGTCTGCCCTGGTTCCATTGACTCCATTGGAAATTTTTCCTTCAAGTCCGAATCTATAATGCAGTCGTTACCCTCTGGAAGCTCAACGCTTACCTGATAAGCGGTGGCCTTACCTTTGTTGAAAATCTTGAGGCGGTGTTTTTTACTACCTAGGGTAATGAAGTTTGCCCCGAGGTCTGCCGTATTTTCACTCTGGGCTTCCCTCTCTTCTTTATCGAGCATTAATGCATTCAGTTTGTGCTGAATTTCAATAAGCTCTTCTTCTTTCTTACGTAAACCTCGCGAACGCCAAGTCGCATACCCCGAAAAAAGAAGAGCTACCGCCGCAATTATGTCTCCCAGAGATACATCCATAAGCCCTACTTAAACTTTATGTTTTTGTTACCACTGAATGCTTTCTTCAGGGACTTCTTCGTTTCATTAGCCACGTCATCTAAGGCTTGCTCGCCTATCTCTCTCATGTGCTCATCTAAATTTTCCGAATTCTCATGGATGAGCTCTTCTTTAGTCATTTCGCGATCACAGGAGACACAACGTACTTTTGCATGATCGCTTTCAACCGCTTCGTCATACTCAAATTGTGTTGCCCCACAAGTCGGGCACTGAAGCGATACGTTCCGATCATATTTATCAGAGTTCATAGTTCCCCCTTCGGTGACAACATATAACGCTTGCAGCAGGGGCGCGACGCCAGGAGCGTCCCTTGCCTGCACTTGTTAGCAAATTCACCTTAACTTCCAAGCAATAAGCTTTTTATTTTTTATTAGCCTATATGTTTTATTTAGGTGTTCGTAATAATCGTCTTTCTCATCTGCAAAATCACTGAGAAATAGCTTAGTTAACTCTGGACTTGGGGACAACTCTTCCCCTGCTAGGTAGTCGATCATAGTGTCGCGGTAATGCGTAAGCTCAATTATTTCTTCGTAAGTAGAGTGAATCGATAGAAACAATTTCTTATCTAAAGCTGCAATATCCGGGATAAGCCTCTCATACATAGAAGTATGGAATTTTGGAATAGCTTGGCCTGAAGAGTATTCGTCTTCTGGATCTTCTTTTGATCTAAAGTGCTCCGAACCATTTCTCGCAATATGCAAGTAATGAATCGTATTTTTTTCCTTCTCAAAATCTTCTTTTAACTCTGACAATATCCTGAACATTGAAACGAGTGACCAATGATTTTTTTCAATTTCGTCAGCAATCAGCAACTTTATCGCTTCAATATTCCTTTTCTTATCAGATCGCTTCTTGTAAAAATCAAAAAACTCCCTCAAAGCAAAAAGCGCGATCGCCACTACCACAGTGGCTGGCAATAGGTTAAATTCACCTTCAGCTATCTTGCGCGCCATCAACTGAAATGAGGTGGAGCGAGTTATCTCTATGAAAAATGAAAGAATAACGTACGCGAACCCCATGACAAGAACAGCAAAAATCGCTCCTAGAAGTTCTGGCAAGATATTTTTCAATAGATCTCTAATGTCAAATCTCCATGACGGCTAACGCTACGATAACCGGCATCATGAAACATGATGAAGCGAAGCGGAGTTTTGTTTAATGGTGTCCGCATTCATCGGCTTGTTAGGTTCATATTTGGAGTCACGCTCGAGAAAAGACATAAAATATTCTGCATTTTCTTCGTGACCAGACTCTTCCAACATTAGCCACGCAGCGGGTAAAAAGAACACCAGAAAAAAGAAAATGAAAGCAAATCCTTGAAAACCACTCACCTGAACCAAAATTGGGGCATACATAAGTGCCATTACCGCCAAGAATGCATACACAAAATACGCCAAAAAAGCTTTATGCTTTGCAGCCTTCCTCTTCTTCTTATTATTATATTTTTCTTTATATTCAAAAAACTTGCTAAATTCGTTGTATTCGACCATGAATCGGGCACTTTTATAAAGCTGGAAAGCCCTCAATGGATTTTGCAGGTTAATCAGTCTCATTATCTCCGAGTAATTCAAGGAGAACTTCAGATAATTCTTAAAAGCATGCTCGACAACTATATTTGGCCTTCCCTCAAGTCCCTGAGCCATAAAGCTCCTTAAAATTTCAAAGCTGTCATGCTGCTTCGATTCCTTCCGTTCCGGAAGGTAAGATTTAACCTGGGTAAAGGTAAGAGTTACGACTGCACCTATCAGGGCCTTAATAATATGAGGGTAATACTCTTCCATCTATGAAATTCCATTCACTTGTTGAAAACTTCGAAAAACCTAACGCCGAAGCGCACCGGTGACTTTGACGTAGCGAAGCGGAGGCAAAGGCATCCGGGTGACGCGCCTGGTTAGCTGTTCCCAAGCATGTAGGCACGAAGCTGTCGCTCCTCTCGCATAACAAAAAGGACGAGAACCCGCTTCTCATCCTCACGATAAAAAATGCGACACGGAGGAACCACTACCTCCCTGTATACCGAATTAGGCAGCTCTGGTGGAGTCCGTCCTGATTGGGGAAAATCTTCCAAACGCTCGGTCTTATTAAAAACTTCCCGGACCAGATGATTTGCGGCAGCAGGATTATCCAGAGCAATGTACTCAGCGAGGGCACCCAGCTCTTGAAGGGCGGGCTCAGTCCATATTACTTCAGCCATTTACTCATTTTCTCCCTGGCCTCACTTTGGCTGTACGTTCTTCCCTCAAATACAGCACGCTCTCCCCGTGAGAGCCCCTCAAGCAGCTCAAGTCGGCGTTGCATAAACTCGTAGTCCTGCACATCGACAAGATATGCGGATGGCTGACCATGCTCCGTGATCAGTATCGGCTCTTTAGACAAGTGCAGATCTGCCAGAATCTTTGTGGCTTGGCGCTTGAGGTTCGTAACAAGCTCAACTTTCATGGACTCACCGTGAATTAGACTGGTAGTGGCACTATAGTATCACTTTGCAGTTGGGGCAATCACAGCTAACGCTTGGCTTTGCGGCGTGCCGGAGCGCAGCGTAGGTGCGTCCGCCAACAGCCTCTGGTTATGTAATGGTAATTCAATCTGGCAACCCCTCAAACTCTGGCACTTTTCCTAACTTCCCATCCCAAGCAGCTTTGCTTGATGAAAAGATGTGTGCTGTTGGCGCCATAGAGATTTCAGTGTCCAAGCACCCTGCGGGAACGACGAGCAAACCTGGGATCTGAGTGTTTGGCAATGCTGAGCCACACAACTTACAAAAGCTTTTGCTATGGCGAGTGCCTGGAAGCGTAAAGGAAGTCACAGCATCTGCACCCGACCGCCAGACCAAGTTAGCTGACTGTGAGAATAGATTTGCCGCATGAGCCGAACCCGTATCTTTTTGGCAATGCTGACAATGGCAAAGGTAAAAGCTATCGAAGTCACCTTTTACCTCAAAGCTCGCGGTGCCACACAGACAAGAACCTAAATGATCAGTCATCAGAATCCCTTCCATGGTCTGTGGATGAAATACACATAACGCCGCCAGCATGCGCGACTTTGTAGTGGAGGCGAAGCCGCAACGAAAA
This DNA window, taken from Marinobacter halotolerans, encodes the following:
- a CDS encoding pyridoxamine 5'-phosphate oxidase family protein, coding for MNIKDDWQKVKSALEQGQASSIYCSIATVNPDSTPHITPVGTVFLRDDQTGYFFDHYAEALGKNIDQNPDVCVMAVNAGRLFWFKSLLKGRFVAPPGVRLYGKVGPVREATPDEIEKIEKRVRPSHWMKGARMLWTDFTHVRDIDFTHYKPVTYPVMMDGMWPEHA
- a CDS encoding DUF3291 domain-containing protein produces the protein MSKYHIAQLNIATLLAPIDSPQLSDFVANLDRINALADEAPGFVWRLQTEDGDATSIDYFGSDKIVNLSLWDSIEALHKYVYRSAHVEIMRRKKEWFDKMGEAYMVLWWVPADHIPSIEEAAQKLNILREHGPTTEAFTFKKPFPVSAGRPA
- a CDS encoding BrnA antitoxin family protein gives rise to the protein MSKLKKMPEFKTESEERAFWETHDSSDYLDWSHAKPASFPKLKPSTKTISLRLPETLLDRIKIEANKRDMPYQSLIKAWLADDVDDSRRA
- a CDS encoding class I SAM-dependent methyltransferase; the protein is MNPHSDEKIVDSWGKNSSQWTEAVRGGHIESRRLITNKAIVEAVLSHSPVSLLDIGCGEGWLIRELASRVPNLVGVDVVPDLIEQAEKAGGGRFLVASYEDIAAGAVDGSFDIVVCNFSLLGKESVDTLFEAVSAILKAGGVFIVQTPHPVSASDLPYIDGWRDGSWAGFGPDFIDPAPWYFRTLGSWVALFSDNGFQIREIHEPIHPETHKPVSVIFTGANTAAHADGPGGRAKPDVRPKEGEPRVLR
- a CDS encoding GFA family protein, producing the protein MYSGNCLCGEVRFQIQGELAPIQLCHCSQCRRAQGTPLATNIPVDEAAFQLQSGAELLTAFESSPGKQRIFCSRCGSPVFSRKESLPGVVRIRAGLINEPLNAKPSAHCYTASKANWWPINDDLPQFGAAYVAQDGK
- a CDS encoding serine hydrolase domain-containing protein encodes the protein MLKNSVVFALLLVVPLLCHADVDDWQTTVEKEAITLERLHTLIVVHQGREVLALDIQNRGLDTPVNIKSLSKTVLAALVGIGIKKGVFEGTDQPVVETLGDRVPARATKGVERITLGHLLSLQAGLQRTSGRYYGPWVNSDNWVHHVLTRPFVDEPGGRMLYSTGSSHLLSAALTESADRSTLSLAREWLGEPLDIRFPAWGRDPQGIYFGGNNMRLSPRALVKIGELYRNQGRVGDRRLFPEGWVSESWTERGRSAYTDDPYGYGWFERPLAGETGYYGRGYGGQVLYVMPALELTVVMTSDPTPPSPGSSYLRKQFQLIENHVIPALR
- a CDS encoding BrnT family toxin, whose amino-acid sequence is MINWAQVTGFDWDEGNSRKNAEKHGVSQSEAEEIFFNEPLLLPEDSKHSQAEARFHALGETDDRRMLHITFALRQGDTLVRVIAARDMHRKGRAVYEQVKKDA
- a CDS encoding DUF5343 domain-containing protein, which translates into the protein MAQLPYMISASAVKKILEKIKEAPTPAKFTQNYLSTTLGFEGANDKAFISYAKSLGFIDASGVPTSLYKQFRTPHLSQRALARGLMQAYKPLYDRNERFYELTKAKFHELVCAETGLDHDNVTAKRITNTFLEAKKLADFTAVDGAEDDSDYEEATESDEQNSPEEPPQAVAQHHVGKLGLAYNINLILPNTDDPKVFNAIFKSLKENLL
- a CDS encoding Swt1 family HEPN domain-containing protein, which produces MTDHIENRLRSFYFSCMAANGDLERLEESGQLRLVEKDHRVESSISDYFEESIFREANQMAQHYMTFYCLERSARNIVVGKLEAIHGGGWWASTVPPNIQTSVSQNMQRELDAGVTPRSENEINYTTFGELGEIVKANWADFGDIFKSPKAFTKIMTNLNVLRGPIAHCSPLSEDEVLRLELTVKDWIRLQST
- a CDS encoding magnesium transporter; this translates as MSQSMELTERIEQIRDLTPLDAAEELVALSADDIQFILSRLPSDQALAIASHLAQVAAPDEAATRAVISGMEATIGELMTPVTATLPEDYTVAEALTFMVKSADVTEISYIFVTSSDRLVGVVGMRDLILAKPSETLSAIMVREPFAFQQETPVEDAVSEVMYRHYRMYPVVDDDNQVVGEVRGWKLYERVASVLSAQAGSQYGVAKEEQINTPVLAAFRMRHPWLQVNLITAFAAAFVVGMFESTITQIVALAAFLPVLAGQSGNTGCQALAITLRGMTLGQINDYPVRRLFRKEILLGALNGAAVGVIAGIAMFAYAMSTGSANPAMLGLVIFIAMIGACMGSGIFGVAVPLVLKRFGADPATASSIFLTTFTDIIGMGLMLFLATSLVL
- a CDS encoding MFS transporter; translation: MQTTQEKHENGGTTVGASRKALWSWALYDWANSAFFTIILTFVFARYFSQSVVGEKVAGTEYWGNIVGITGVVIAVAAPVLGAIADRSGRRKPWLVGFTLLCVLASGMLWFVEPGMGDFWWAVIWVSLGILGAEFAFIFYNTMLPDLAAPAKLGRWSGWGWGLGYVGGVVCLVVALFGFVEADPSFLGLNREEAEHVRATFVLVAVWYLVFALPLFFLTPDQPSSGLSAGQALKAGLGQLKDSLAKAREYGHILRFLVARMLYTDGLATVFTFGGVYAAGTFNMSQTEVLQFGIALNVTAGLGALVFAWVDDAIGGRNTIFLSLAGIGASATAILVVQSELWFWVFGMTLGIFVGPLQAASRSHLARAAPQHLRNQMFGLFTFSGKATAFAGPLLVGAVTAATGSQRWGMSTILLFFLAGFLLMLTVPDAGTSKENTADAGTR